The sequence GGATAATCTAAGCGTCAGCGATGATTCACTGCATCACGGCACCGAGCAGGGAATGCGAATGAAATGGGTCAAAAAAGCGGCTGATGCGCTTGGGCTGCCTTCAGGTGCCATATGCCTGGAACCGCCTGATCCGGACAGGGATGGCCAGTCTGTAAATGAACGAGGCGAGCCCATTGTCGGCGGTGATATCAGATTTCGGGGAAGGGCTGTGGATAAGCTTGTCAAAGGGCTTGCCAGACGTGACGGGTCTGATTTCAACCAGTGCCCAGACGAAGATTTTGCAAATCCCGGAAGAGTTCATCTGGACCCGTTCGGCAATGTCCATCTTTGCCAGGGGATCATAATGGGTAATATCTGGAAGACCCCTCTTGATGAGTTAATCCGGGAATATGATGTGGACACCCATCCCATTTGTTCTCATCTGCAAAAGGGAGGACCTTTAAAGCTTGCTTTGGAATATGGTTACAGCAGTCAAGACGGTTTTGTAGATCCTTGTCATATGTGCTATGAGACAAGGAAAAGCATATTGAATAGTTACCCGGACTGGCTCGGCCCTGATATGGTATACGGCCGGTAAATTAGAACGAAGGATTTTATTGTTTTCATGATTCTTATACTACCCTGAAAGTCGGATAAAGCGTACACTATTGCTCCATATTTTCAAAGCACACCAGTGTCAGCAAGCCGTTTTTGTATAGGACTTTCTGGTGTTTTCACTGCAAATGGTATCCATTTTAATGGGTGAAATACAGCTTCCGGTCGTTTCCACGCTGTTAACTGACGTGAGTTTTTCCGATTATTGCATAAAACCATACATAATCCGCCCTTAACATGTACGTATAAAAATTTTACACACACCTCAAAAATATGGTTTAAAATCCAATACTTTCGATTGGTTATCGCCAATAAGGTTGTGTTTCTGGCTTAAAATGTACGCTTTATCCGATTTTCAGGATACTACCTTGTTTTTAGATCGAGGAAGACAGTTTCGATCTCCTGCCCGGTATTTCCGTATTTACAGAAAGCTATGCTGAAAACAATTCGTAAAAAAATAATGGTGGTCTCCGGTCATGTCGGCCTTGCCGGAATAGCCTTAATCCTGTTGTTTTCAATGAACCGGCTGTTTGTTGCCAATCTTTTTACGGCATATGACCTGAGCTGCTATGACTGGTTTTTAACCCACCAACACACCCGGGAAAAAAGTGATGTGCCGGTCATTGTGGATATTGATGAACAAAGCCTTGAACGTTACGGTCAATGGCCCTGGCCCCGGTACAAAATAGCAGAGCTGATCGACAGGATATCCGGGGCGGGCCCTCTGGCAGTGGGGTTGGATATCCTTTTTCCCGAAGCGGACCGGACGTCTCCTGTAAATTTAAACGCATTCTTAAAAAAAGAGTTCGATTTGGATATCCCTAACCACAGGGCGCAGGCCTTTCAGGCTGCCGTGGATATGCTCAACGCCCTGGGAAAACTTAACGACACCTTTGTAAAAGAATACGGGTTTACCTTAAATATCGGTATCGGCCTTCACATTGGCCGGGTCCGGGTGGGCAACATGGGAACAAAAGATTTGTTTAATTACACCATTATCGGTGATAACGTGAACGTGGCGTCCAGGCTTGAAAATTTGAGCAAATTTTATGGGGTGAGGATTATTTTCAGTGAAGATATGAAGACCTATGTTCCCCGGACCCACCAGATTCAGGAACTGGACCTGGTCCGCATCAGGGGAAGACAGGAACCTTTAAAGATATACGGCCTGTTTACTGGGAAATTTATGGCCGATTCGGATAAACACATTGCGGCCTATTACCATGCGCTAAGGCTGTACCGGGAACAGAAATTTGGCAGGGCGCTTGAAATTTTTGAACAGTTCAGGCAGAAACGAGTGGATCGAAGATTGTACAAAATTTACCGACAACGCTGTAAATATTATCTGACCCATCCACCGGGAAAGAGCTGGGACGGTATCTTCACCCACCAACAAAAATAAGGCGTTTGTACGTGGATAAAAAAATATACCTGGCGCTTATGGCAATGCTGACGGTTTTGCCGGGTTTTACCCAATGCGGTGCTCGCGAGACTGATGCTCCTGTTGGCATTGTAAAAACACTGAGCGGCCAGGTATGGATCCAAAGGGGGGAACAGCGGATGCCCGCGGCCCTTGAAATGCCGCTAATGACCGGAGATGCACTGGAGACCGGCGGCGATGCAGGCGTCGGCATTATATTTAAGGACAACAGCCCCTTGTCCCTGGGGCCTGACAGCAAGTTCATCATCCGTGAATTTATCTTTGAGCCGACAAAGGAAAAATTCACATTAATCGGATCTGTTGTGCGGGGCACCCTGACCTACCTTTCTGGCCTGATCAATAAACTGAAACCCGAGTCTGTGGAATTCAGGACCCCGTCTGCAGCCATCTCCGTCAGGGGAACCCATCTTGCAATTGAAGTAAAAGAGGACTCTTAAATATGTTAAAGATAAACTGCATGAGCCGGGTTCAGTCCGCCATTATGATTATTGTCCTGGTTTTGGGTGTTGGCGTGTTTTACGGATGCGGTACAAAAACCACCGTTGTGCTGCTTCCGGAACCGGACGGTACCGTGGGCCAGGTAACGGTGTCAGGTCAGGATCGGAGCCGCCTGGTGCTGGACAAGGCATTTGAAAGTGCAAGTGTGGGGACGCCCGGGAAGGCGGTTCGGGATCTGGGTATCATGGATGGCGATCGTGTTGAGAAAATATTTGGCCGCGCCCTGGCGTTCCAGCCGGAAATGGTAAAGGCGTTTATCCTTTATTTTCAAAGCGGAAAAACGTTACTCACCCCTGAATCTAAAGCCCTTATCGATGATATCCTGAACACAATTAGACAACGTAACTCCAGGGATATAAGCGTTGTTGGCCACACGGACCGGGTTGGCAATGCAGATAAAAATTATGAACTGGCCAAAAAGCGATCGATCGTCATCGCCCGGATTCTTATGGACAAAGGGGTGGACCCCGACCTGATCGAAATCACCTCCCACGGGGAAGCCAACCCCATAGTTCCCACGCCGGATACGGTGGCTGAACCCAGAAACAGGCGGGTTGAAGTGATGATCAGGTGAATAGTTTATTAACTTTGTAAGGAAATTAAAATGAATATTAATTCACATCTTTTAGGGGATCATCTTATCAGAATGGGCATTATCACGGAAGCGCAACTGGAGGAAGTCCTTGCCCTTCAGGCCCGAATTGACGGTCAGCCTGCGGTGGGACCGGAAAGCAATCCGGCTGAACTCATCACAAAAACCAGGGAAAAGGAGAATGCACCCTCCATGCTGGGTCAGCTTCTCCTAGAAAAAAATTATATCACCCGTGATATCCTGGATCCGGTCCTGGCAATGCAAAACCGCCAGGTCCGGGAGTTGAGGATGTTAAGCAGCGAAAAACTGGCCCTGGTCATACAGATCGGTTTTCTGATCAACTCCACCCAGAGTCTGGTGGGTGTCCTTTCTCTGATCATGAAATATGCCAATATTGTCACCGACACCCAGGCCAGCACCCTCATGCTGCTGGATGAAAGTACCGGTGAACTTGTATTTTCCGTCCCTACAGGCCCCAGAGCCGACAATCTTAAAGATATCCGCATTCCCAAAGACAAGGGGGTGGCCGGATGGGTTCTGGAAAACCAGCAGTATGTGCTGCTTGAAGATGTAAAAACCGACCCGCGTTTTTATCCGGGAATTGATGAATTGACGGGGCTTGAGACCCGTTCTCTGCTTTGTGTTCCCATACGTTCCAAGCGTAAAAACATTGGTGTGCTGGAGGTGATCAACAAAAACGGGGGAAGAGAGTTTACGGACGATGATGCACTGCTTTTAAATCTGTTTTCCCAGCAGGCCGCCATTGCCATTGAAAATGCACTGCTTTTTGATCGCCTGAAAAACAACCGGTAGCAGCCTGCACGGCTGTTCCGATTGTCGGTATAAGACAATGTGGTGAATGTGCGGAAATATGATAAATAAGGCGTCACCTTGTATCGGCGGGGGCTTGATAAAATTCCGGCGAGCCGATTTTTTATACCAAATATATAAGACACAGCTTTTAATAGGATATACAGTTTTTTTTCCAACTGATCAAAATGTTTTCGATGCGGAACAAAAGGACCGTTGACATCTATATGTGGGTTATAAGAACGTCTGTGTAAACGATACAGATCTTTCAACTTTCGTTGTGGGCCGAAGCCTGGGTGTAGATAGACCAAGGACGGCCCATGGCCGTTATATAAATGCTGAAAGGGATGGCCCGTGCTTTGGGCATAAACCGGTCACATCGCCGGAACGGTTTGTCCCAAAGTCGGCAGAAACATGCTCCCTGACAGAGAATTAAAGGAGAACCCCATGACGGATAACAGAAAAAAAGTAGAGGAACAGATTGCTGAACTGTTTAATATGCAACGCTTTGCCGTTCTTTCAACCCAGAAGAACAATCAGCCGTATGCCAGTCTTGTTGCCTTTGCTGCAAGTGCGGACTTGAAACATGTTTACTTTCTAACCCCAAACACCACCCGTAAATATGAAAACCTGACAGCCAATCCCGAGGTTGCCGTTCTCGTCAATGACAGCCGGAACCAGGCGGACGATATATATAATGCCGTTTCCGTAACCGGCACCGGTGTGGCACATGTTGTTGCGAAAGGTGAAAACCAGGCCGCCCTTGACGGTTATTTCGAAAGGCACTCCCATTTAAAAGCGTTTGCCGCCGCGCCGACAACAGCGTTTGTCTGTATCACCATGAATCGTTATTTTATGGTCAACCGATTTCAGAATGTTGTTGCTCTCAAGGTGGATAATGAAACATATTAGGCTGGTATGGCATTATAAGCGGTTGATCTCTTGTTGGATTTGAGTATGCACCTGCTCTGAAATCGGATAAAAACTGATAATGACAATCGACAGAGCGTTGCAAAGGCAGGGGACTAGTGCATAAAGGATTCTCAGCATAAAAATTGCCGACTCAGGTTGTTCCGCATTTCGGACTCAGCCCGATGGTTTGCCACATTTGACGCACCAAAGCAATTCCATGTCTCGCCGTTTAACAGGGTTGAAGGGGTGTACCGGTTTTATTTTTCCGAACCCGGCGACCGGTTTTGGTTCTGCGACTGCGGGAACAGTGATTCGCTGAAAACCTTAAAAAGAAGCCCCGCCCAACCAATAAAATAATAAAATTAGGTCCGGGTGATCAGGCATAGTCCGTCAATTAAAAAGCCTCCGATTGGGAATATTTTTAATCTGAAGTATTTCATCATTCTTAAATAAAATGTTATTGAGAAACGCCATATTCTTTAGTAAACAAATATTCATACATAAATAAGGTTACAGCATTAAAGGGAGAATTCCTGTTTGGCAATCCATGGCTTTATCCGCAGATGCATCACCGAAACCATCGAGGGGTTAAGAGAAGGCCTGACTCTTTTTTCCGGGCCCAGCAGGGCAGCAGTCATTTATGCCGTCACACCCGATGATCCCATCTATATATTTGATCCCCAGAACCTTTTGGCCGGACACGAACCCAAATTCAAAGAATTATATATTGATTCGGATGGTTGGAAAACCAAGTGTTCCATCAAATATGACAAGAAGAAATTCAGCAATTTGATTCCCGAAAAAAATCTTGGGTTGGCCGGACTGATATCCTATGGCGGCAGATCAAGCTCTATCGTGTATCAGATGTGGTTTACCGATCACCATCCGGATATGTGTACCATAGGGCCAACCGAACGATGGCTGGAACATGCCGTTTACAGATTTTCCCATGACTTGGCCAATGAAGCAGAATTGTACACAGGCATTTCCGGCTCTTTTCTCAAGGAGTACGCCACCCATGCGGTCAGAGATTTTATCGTGGATGAAATGAACGTCCGGATCGGCTGGGATACCAGAATGCGGGTTTACCCGATTTTAGATGCCGTGCTTAAAATTTCAAGAACGCCGGAAGAAGGAGAATGGCCAAGAGGTAAGCTGATTTTTGTGGAAAAAGAATCCATCCCCCAAATGAATTTTATTTTAGAGCTTCCCGAGGCAGAACAACCGTGTCTGGAGAATGTCAAGCATATCAGAAAGCTGCTTGTGTCCGTTGAAAATTCAGATTTGAAACTGGTTGCCACTGAAAATACGATTATCGGCATCACCAGGGATGATCATCTCGATTTTTCCATTTCAGTGGATTTTAGAGGCGGATACGGTTTTCTGGCACTCAATGATGAATTGGTGTGCTCTTTTTCCGACGGCAGCTTTAAATCGACTACACATAAGGACAAGCTGGTTCAGGTGGAAGAGGCATTAATGGACACTGATATGGATGCTGAAACGGTAACGGCTTTATTTAAAGTGGTTGCCGGGATTGTTCACAATGCTGCCGGCCACCGGTATGGATGCAGCATTGTGATTGACCTGAATGATCCTCCGGTTTTTATCATGGGCCATTCGTTGCTGCACCCCCTGGATCTGAAAAGTCAGGATAATTATGATCTGGCCAAGTCCCTGTCCAAAGTGGACGGAGCGCTGCACATAGGGGCTGATGTAAAGCTGCATAGATTTGCCTGTCTTTTGCAAGGCAGGAATGTGCCCGGTGAAAACAGGGCCAGGGGTGCCAGGTTTAATTCGGCTTTGCGGTTCACGGCTGAAAACCAAAATGTTATTGTAATTGTTGTCTCATCCGACACCCTGGTTTCGGTCATGAAGGGCGGTTCGCTACTGAAAACCAAATGGAAACAGGAAACCTCTCTCATATGCAATATACCCGTACCCTTGGAACAATGGATTGCTGAAAACCAGTAACAGCCTTGGGCTGACCTGGTCTATCTACATCCAGGCTTCGGCCCACACCAAAGATAGAAAGAATCCAGTCACTTGGTGGAGAATTTTTTATAAAAAAATTATGAAAGCCATATCATGACCCAAAACGCCATAGAACAGTTAATCACAAGTGTTTTTCCAGGCCTTCCCCAAACCCTTTTCCAGGCTTTACAGCAGCGAATTCAAAATTATTTTTCCGCCGGGGATATCCAGGATATCAGCCAATTGCCCGTCAAACCCCAAGACTTTATCAAGGTAATGCTGTTCAGCCCCTTTACGGCTGAACATATTACGGCAAACCCCTTGATACTTGATCGGCTTGGTAAAAGCGGTGATCTTGACACCTTCTATGCGCCGGGTGACATTAAGAGCAAGCTTTCGGCGTTTATCGGGGATGATCAGGATAGTACAGGGCTTAAATCCCGGCTGCTTGAATTCAAGGTGTATGAAATCATTCGCATTGCCTGGCGGGATCTGACCGGTGCGGCGCCATTATCCGAAACCATGGCGGACCTGTCCGATCTTGCCTGTGCCTGCATTTCTTTTGGTTTTGAACAATTGTACCCAGGTTTAACCCAAAAATGGGGAACCCCCAGGGACAGCAAGGGCCATGCCCAGAATATTGTGGTATTGGGTATGGGAAAACTTGGGGCCGGCGAATTGAATTTTTCTTCGGATATTGATCTTATTTTCGTATTCCCCAATCCTGGCCAGACGGATGGGGACAGATCCATATCAAATGATGAATTCTTCACAAAATTATGCCGGGAGTTTATCAAGTTGTTTTCAATGGATAACGGCACCCATTTTTACCGGGTGGATACCCGCCTGCGGCCGTTTGGGGACAGCGGGCCGCTGGTCATGGATGCCAATGCATTTGAATATTATTACCAATCCCAGGGCCGGGAGTGGGAACGCTATGCCATGATCAAGGCAAGTCCGGTGGCAGGGGATATAGCGGCGGGCCGTACGATTATTCAATCTCTTAAACCATTTATTTTTCGCAGATATCTGGATTACGGCTCCTTTGATTCTTTTAGGGATATGAAACAGCGCATTACATTGCAGGTAAAAAATGCCAGATTGAGACACAATATTAAAATCGGGGCCGGCGGTATCAGGGAGGTTGAATTTTTTGGTCAGCTCTTTCAGCTCATCAGAGGCGGGGTGGAACCGGTACTCCAGGCCAGACCCATTTTAAAGATTCTGGATACCTTGGTGGAAAAAAAGCTGATCGATAAAAAAGTGTGTGAAGAACTCAAAGAGGCCTATCATTTTTTACGGCTTGTGGAAAACAGGCTCCAGGAATACCAGGACCGGCAGACCCACGACATTCCCGAAGATCCGGATCAAAGGCAAATTTTGGCTCTATCCATGGGATATGATGATGAAAAAACGTTTTATGCGGAATTATCCAGGTTCCAAGGGATTGTGCATAAACATTTTTCCAGACTTCTGGTGCAGGATGATGATGAAGACAACGACAACAGCAGCCAGGAGTTAAAACAGATATGGGACAGTATCACTGATGCCCAGTCCAATAATGAAGAGATTTCTATTTCCGGCTATGAAGATACTGGCTCTTTGGTGCGGCTTCTCAATGCCCTGGCAGCCCACCCCAACACCCGGAAGCTTTCCCAGACCGGTCGTAAGAAACTGGCCCGGCTGGTACCCCGCCTGATTAAAAAAGCCGGAGAGCATCCGGAGGCAGAAGAGGTGATGGCCAAACTTCTGGATCTTGTCGCAACCATTGAACGGCGTACCTGTTACCTGTCTTTGCTTATTGAAAATAAAGGAGCCCTTGATACCCTGATCGTTCTTGCCCGCAAAAGCCCATGGATTATTTCCTTTTTAAGTCAACATCCCGTTCTTTTAGATGAGCTTATCTATCCGGAAACCCTGTATTCGCCGCCCAAACGCGATATGCTTGAACGGGAAATGTCAAGCTTGCTGGCAAGAGTCCCGGAAGATGATCCGGAATACCTGCTGGAAGCGCTCAATATTTTTCGTCAAATCAATACACTGAGGGTGGCCGCCGCAGATGTATCCGGCAATTTTCCGCTGATGAAGGTCAGTGATCATCTGACCTGGATTGCTGAAACTATTCTGGGGCAGGTGGTGGCGTCATCCTGGCAAATCATCACCGAAAAATACGGGTATCCTGAAGGGATGGAGGGCAAAGGTGTTGACGGATGCGGTTTTATTGCCGTTGCCTACGGCAAGGTAGGTGGCCTTGAAATGGGATATAAATCCGACCTGGATATGGTTTTTATTTTTGATGCTGAACCAGGGATCACCTGCGGAACGGAACGGTCTGTGGACACCACTCGTTTTTATTCCAATCTGGGCCAGCGCATCATCCATGCCCTGACCATGCATACCCCGGCAGGTACCCTTTATGGTGCGGATATGCGGCTTCGGCCCGGCGGGGAGTCAGGCACCATTATCACCCACATCCAAACCTATGAGGATTACCTGAAAGACCAGGCCTGGACATTTGAACATCAGGCCCTGATTCGGGCACGCCCCGTGGCCGGTGATCCAGCGCTGTTCAAGCGTTTTGACACCATACGCAAAAAAATCCTGACCCGCGAGCGCGATGATGCGACTTTGAAAAAAGAAGTTGGGGAGATGCGAGAAAGAATGCGCAAGCAGCGGTTAAAGTACGAACCCGGGCTGTTTAATCTCAAGCAGGGCCGGGGGGGGATTGTGGATATTGAATTTCTTGTTCAATATCTTGTGTTGCGCCATGCCTGCGATTATCCCGATGTTGTGGAGTGGACGGACAATGTCCGTTTGCTCCAGGCCCTGAGTGTGGATGGCCTGATATCCGGTGAGGAAAGCAGCATTCTCCAGAACACTTATGTGAGCATGAGAAGGGTCATGCACCGCCTCACGCTCCAGGAGCGGTCAGCCACTGTTGATGAGGATATGTTCAGTGAGCAGGCTGCAAAAGTTGCGCAAATTTATGATGCGGCCTTTGAGTTTTAAAGGATTTTGCACATTCATCATTAAGAATTTATAAACTTATCGATACAATTCATTTTATTAAACTTGATATCAACCCGGATTTCCTTTTTAGGAATCCGGGTTGATAATTTTTGATATTCTCAACATTTTTTCGACTTATTTTCAACACCCATACATTTGTTTTGAACTTTACTAAGATCATTAATTACCAAGCTATTTAATCTGTTTTGAACATGTTTTAAACACAGTTTTCATTAATTTTTGAACATGGTGTTATTTTTCTTAACATTTTATGAATACGGTTTTAAACTTTTGAACATTTTAGACGGATATGTTGATAAACGCTGGAATATGGTAAAGAATATAAAGCTCAGTAATGAAACTGTATGCCCTGTTGATTACAGACAAACTTGATAAAAACTGGAAACAATACAATGACAACACCTGACAACACCATGGACTGCAAGGCAAAACGTGAATTGCTTGGCAGCCGGACTTTCAAATTTGCCTGTCACGAAAATGTGCCTTGCTTTACCCGTTGCTGCCACAATGCCGATATGTACCTTTATCCTTATGATATTGTGCGAATGAAGCAGAACCTTAACATGACCTCGGAAAAATTTTTGGTTACTCATACCGTAACAGCCATCCGCGACATGCCCACCTTTCCCAACGTGATGTTGAAAATGAGCGACCGCCAGGGCAACCCCTGTACCTTTCTGACAGAAAAGGGGTGTACGGTTTATCCGGACAGGCCCTACTCCTGCCGGGCCTATCCCCTGGAACCGGCCGTCTATGGTGAGGCTGACGGTATCATGCGCATGCAGTATTATGTCATGCACCATGATTACTGCAAAGGACATGATGAAGATAAAGAATGGACGGCCAAAGCATGGATGGTGGACCAGGAAATGCAGGCATATAATGAACCCAACAACGCCTGGGCCCGCATTGCAGGGCGTTTGCAGGCCGATTCGTTCAAGGCCCAGGGTCTTGATATGAACAGTGCGCCCATGAAGATGGCGTTCATGGCTAGTTACAACATGGATACCTTCCGCCGTTTTGTTTTTGAAAGCAGTTTTTTATCGCGTTATGCAGTGCAACAAGATCAGCTGGACGCAGTGAAACAAGATGATCGGGAGCTGCTCATGCTTGGACTTTCCTGGATCGAACGGTTTTTGTTCAGCGACGGACCGTTACAAGAACACGCCTGAGTTGGGAATACGGTTTATCCCTTGATCTTGCCCGTTCCCCGGAGGAAACATGCCTTTTAAAACGTATTCAAATGTGTATCAGATGCTTTGTGATACGGTGCAAAAGTATCCTGAGCAGCCTGCGTACCGGTGGTTTGAGGAAAACAACGAAGAAAAGTCGGTGACCTGGCAGCAGTATAATGATCAGGTTAGGGATGTGGCAAAAAGCTTAATTGCCATGGGACTGAAAAAAGATGATAAATTTAATATCATCAGCTATTCGTGTTACCCATGGGTGTTGACGGATATGGCCGGCATGAGCATAGGTGCCGTAACCGTGGGTATATATCAGTCCAATTTGCCCAAGGATTGTGCGTTTATTATCAACCACAGCGATTCAGTTCTGATTTTTGCCGAAAACGATGAACAGCTGGCTAAACTGATGGAAATCAGGGGTCAGATTCCAAATGTCAGAAAGGTGGTCATGTTCAATGGTGCTGACGGGGAGGATGAGTGGGTTATCTCCTACGAAACATTTTTGAAATTTGGCAAGGATATATCAGATGACGCGTTTGACACCTGCTGCCAAGCTGTGACGGCTGATGATGCAGCCGGCATCATTTATACGTCAGGTACCACAGGGATCCCCAAGGGGGCGGTGATCACCCATGACAATATCTGCTTTACCGCCCAGTCGGTTTTAGATGTCACCAAAATTATTCATGGATGGGACATGTTTCTGTTTTTGCCCCTGGCACATGTCTTTGCCAGAACCTGTGTGAACACCGCCATGTTCACAGCCTGCCGGACGACTTTTGCCCGCAGTATAAAAACCCTGGTTGAGGATTTCAAGGTGGCGGCCCCCCATTGGTTTGTCAGTGTCCCCAGGATTTTTGAAAAAATTTATACCAAGGTGATCAGTGATGTGGAAGCCAAAGGAGGTATTACTGAAAAAATATTCAACTGGACCTGCACGGTGGGCTGCCAAGTCAGCCGGTGCAAAGTCAAAAAACAGGATATTCCCTTGGGGCTCGGGCTTCAATACAATCTGGCCAAAAAGCTGGTATTCTCAAAAATTGATAAAGCACTGGGTGGTAATGTCCAGTGGTGCATCTGCGGGGCGGCGCCCTTAAATCCTGATATCGCCAGGTTCTTTCATGCTGCCGGGATTTTGATTCT is a genomic window of uncultured Desulfobacter sp. containing:
- a CDS encoding YkgJ family cysteine cluster protein codes for the protein MTTPDNTMDCKAKRELLGSRTFKFACHENVPCFTRCCHNADMYLYPYDIVRMKQNLNMTSEKFLVTHTVTAIRDMPTFPNVMLKMSDRQGNPCTFLTEKGCTVYPDRPYSCRAYPLEPAVYGEADGIMRMQYYVMHHDYCKGHDEDKEWTAKAWMVDQEMQAYNEPNNAWARIAGRLQADSFKAQGLDMNSAPMKMAFMASYNMDTFRRFVFESSFLSRYAVQQDQLDAVKQDDRELLMLGLSWIERFLFSDGPLQEHA
- a CDS encoding long-chain fatty acid--CoA ligase, which translates into the protein MPFKTYSNVYQMLCDTVQKYPEQPAYRWFEENNEEKSVTWQQYNDQVRDVAKSLIAMGLKKDDKFNIISYSCYPWVLTDMAGMSIGAVTVGIYQSNLPKDCAFIINHSDSVLIFAENDEQLAKLMEIRGQIPNVRKVVMFNGADGEDEWVISYETFLKFGKDISDDAFDTCCQAVTADDAAGIIYTSGTTGIPKGAVITHDNICFTAQSVLDVTKIIHGWDMFLFLPLAHVFARTCVNTAMFTACRTTFARSIKTLVEDFKVAAPHWFVSVPRIFEKIYTKVISDVEAKGGITEKIFNWTCTVGCQVSRCKVKKQDIPLGLGLQYNLAKKLVFSKIDKALGGNVQWCICGAAPLNPDIARFFHAAGILILEGLGMTEDTSFSHVNRPDNYDFGNVGPPGTGVEHKLDEDGEILLYGRSVMKAYYKMPEETVDSFSPDGWLKTGDLGEIDENNVLKITGRKKDIIITSGGKNIAPSAIERLMGSSKYIHQICVVGEKRKYLSAVVTLDKENITAYASAQGIEYSMYQNLLTNEKVVALINEEVANKNKSLPSFEALKQVAIVPEFTIDNDMMTPTFKIKKNIIMDRYKDEIEKMYM